One window from the genome of Pseudomonas frederiksbergensis encodes:
- a CDS encoding glycosyltransferase, with the protein MVHEDEVIRVYVGVDRSQLLAVPVLEYSIKRHTTAKVEVIPMLDLPVPEPKDPRNGQRTGFSFSRFCIPKLSGYKGKAIYMDADMLVFRDIRELWNIPFDGAKIIIQQEVKFTDESTQKIGAPKTRKKQCAVMLLDCERLDWDIETIVQGMDDGRYDYDQLMSELIILDEEHVKYGVPFEWNSLEHWDSDTRLIHYTDVYTQPWSACGNKNAWPWFAEVRLMLADGTLTEAAIRKEVDLGYFRPSLLRDIKYRHLIPSFLHGLWDKKNAAADKLSGYIPHKAVYEAKRHRQQVIKEYEARMQAEQGAGDQKVSNA; encoded by the coding sequence ATGGTTCACGAAGACGAAGTGATACGGGTATATGTAGGGGTTGATCGTTCGCAACTTCTGGCTGTACCTGTGCTTGAGTACTCGATCAAGCGGCACACTACGGCCAAAGTCGAAGTCATTCCAATGCTTGATCTTCCTGTGCCGGAGCCCAAGGACCCGCGTAACGGTCAGCGCACCGGTTTCTCTTTCAGCCGCTTCTGCATACCTAAACTCAGCGGTTACAAAGGTAAGGCGATCTACATGGACGCCGACATGCTGGTCTTTCGAGATATTCGTGAACTGTGGAACATCCCGTTTGATGGCGCCAAAATCATCATCCAACAGGAGGTGAAGTTCACGGACGAATCGACTCAGAAAATCGGTGCACCCAAGACTCGCAAGAAACAGTGCGCAGTCATGTTGCTTGATTGCGAGCGTCTGGATTGGGACATTGAAACAATTGTCCAAGGGATGGATGACGGACGTTATGATTATGATCAATTGATGTCGGAACTGATCATCCTCGATGAAGAGCACGTCAAGTATGGTGTGCCGTTCGAATGGAACAGCTTGGAGCATTGGGATTCGGACACGCGCCTGATCCATTACACAGATGTGTACACGCAACCATGGTCAGCGTGCGGCAACAAGAACGCCTGGCCGTGGTTCGCGGAAGTGCGATTGATGCTGGCAGACGGGACACTGACCGAAGCGGCCATTCGCAAGGAAGTTGATCTTGGATATTTCCGCCCGTCGCTTCTACGCGATATCAAATATCGTCACCTGATTCCGTCCTTCCTGCACGGGCTGTGGGATAAGAAAAACGCAGCTGCAGACAAATTGTCAGGTTACATTCCGCACAAGGCGGTTTATGAGGCAAAACGTCACCGTCAGCAAGTGATCAAGGAATACGAGGCCCGGATGCAGGCTGAACAGGGCGCAGGTGATCAAAAGGTTTCCAACGCATGA
- a CDS encoding NAD-dependent epimerase/dehydratase family protein produces MTQRIFITGGAGFIGSRLVKALLKEEASRTIWVFDNLHPQVHGANAADPIFPKNVHFIRGDVSDGPALAKAVELANPELVYHLAAETGTGQSYDEPSRYCAVNVLGTTHLIEALREQSNVRQVVLAASRAVYGEGGYVDVRGIEYVGLPRQPEMMNAGDFTVPMPAEAVLPVRPIGSHAGLPPAPASVYASTKLMQEYLLVQAGDGAPWNATILRFQNVYGPGQSLRNPYTGVLSIFARQLLVGGELAIFEDGDIARDFVFVDDVVDALVKANAASVPHGIILDIGSGEPVSILEMARMLMRNLGVSDTSYKITGQFRIGDIRYACANITAAQSALNWVPQVSIQSGVERLAEWAKVEFKNANV; encoded by the coding sequence ATGACACAGCGTATTTTCATTACTGGCGGTGCCGGATTTATCGGCAGTCGTCTGGTCAAGGCCCTGCTCAAGGAGGAAGCATCTCGTACCATTTGGGTCTTTGACAATCTGCATCCGCAAGTACACGGTGCTAACGCTGCTGATCCGATTTTTCCGAAGAATGTGCACTTTATCCGGGGCGATGTGTCCGATGGACCGGCGTTAGCAAAAGCCGTAGAGCTTGCCAATCCCGAGCTGGTTTATCACCTCGCCGCCGAGACCGGTACCGGTCAGTCCTACGACGAGCCGTCACGTTACTGCGCTGTCAACGTACTGGGTACGACCCACCTGATCGAAGCGCTACGCGAGCAGAGCAATGTGCGCCAAGTCGTTCTCGCAGCCTCTCGAGCCGTTTACGGCGAAGGTGGGTACGTCGATGTCCGTGGAATAGAATACGTTGGCTTGCCACGGCAGCCCGAAATGATGAATGCTGGAGATTTCACGGTGCCGATGCCGGCCGAGGCGGTATTGCCGGTCCGACCTATTGGCAGTCATGCAGGTTTACCACCTGCACCTGCATCGGTGTATGCCTCTACCAAACTGATGCAGGAGTACCTGCTGGTACAGGCCGGTGACGGTGCTCCGTGGAATGCAACCATCCTGCGGTTTCAAAATGTCTATGGGCCAGGGCAATCTCTGCGCAATCCCTATACGGGTGTGCTATCGATCTTCGCTCGCCAGTTGCTTGTGGGTGGCGAACTTGCGATTTTTGAAGACGGTGATATCGCTCGTGATTTCGTTTTCGTGGACGACGTCGTGGACGCGTTGGTCAAAGCCAACGCCGCCAGTGTTCCTCATGGCATTATTCTAGACATTGGCAGTGGCGAGCCGGTTTCCATACTCGAAATGGCCCGGATGCTGATGCGCAATCTAGGTGTAAGCGATACCTCTTATAAAATCACCGGCCAGTTCCGGATCGGTGATATTCGCTATGCGTGCGCCAACATTACCGCCGCTCAGAGCGCCCTGAACTGGGTTCCTCAAGTGAGCATTCAGTCTGGTGTAGAACGTCTGGCCGAATGGGCGAAGGTAGAATTTAAGAACGCTAACGTTTAA
- a CDS encoding ABC transporter ATP-binding protein yields the protein MLLQATNISKSYASSLRPLTVFFDALLKRKSRGVGGKKVLNGISLEVRSGETVGIIGRNGAGKSTLLGILGNVIEPTEGHVSRYGRIATLLGLTAGFNMSFTGRENAYLFCSIQGISKKDTDKRIADIIEFADLGEYFDQPLRTYSSGMQSRLAFACAVHVDADLIIIDETLAVGDASFRMKCYDRIRAMRDTGQTFLLVTHNQNLLANFCTRAVVIEGGKKLHDGAVFEAIEVYKGVRAEQEPAKAKVGKVTMKPELLKDFLLEYQKDSNQFLFKARFLAKNSAECVAFNFGIRNSSGITVCAIDGAETGPLLYNVTEGEEYSLQFSFNNHLLGGKYFLSYIVNQVAGDAIVPLEMAQNFFNFDVSSVSGQTGIVDLGLTLSSSRI from the coding sequence TTGCTGCTGCAAGCGACGAATATCAGCAAAAGCTATGCGAGTTCGTTGCGACCGCTCACCGTCTTCTTCGATGCGTTATTGAAGCGAAAGTCAAGAGGTGTGGGTGGGAAGAAGGTTCTGAACGGTATTAGCTTAGAGGTTCGAAGCGGTGAAACTGTCGGGATTATCGGACGTAATGGTGCCGGCAAATCGACCCTGTTAGGTATTCTGGGAAACGTCATTGAGCCCACCGAAGGACACGTCAGTCGATATGGACGAATTGCGACTTTGCTTGGGCTAACCGCTGGCTTCAATATGAGCTTTACCGGAAGAGAAAACGCCTACTTGTTTTGCAGTATCCAAGGTATTAGCAAAAAAGACACCGATAAACGAATAGCAGACATCATAGAGTTCGCCGACTTGGGTGAATATTTTGATCAACCTTTGCGTACATACTCGTCGGGAATGCAGTCACGCCTCGCATTTGCCTGTGCAGTCCACGTTGACGCTGATCTTATTATTATCGACGAGACGCTGGCAGTTGGTGACGCCAGCTTTCGAATGAAATGTTATGACCGTATCAGAGCGATGCGCGACACCGGGCAAACATTTTTGTTGGTGACTCACAATCAAAATTTGTTGGCAAATTTTTGTACCCGTGCCGTGGTCATTGAAGGCGGTAAAAAACTCCATGATGGAGCGGTCTTTGAGGCTATAGAAGTTTACAAAGGTGTGCGTGCCGAACAGGAGCCGGCCAAGGCGAAGGTGGGCAAGGTCACGATGAAACCAGAGTTACTCAAGGACTTTCTCCTTGAATACCAGAAGGATTCGAATCAATTTCTCTTTAAGGCTAGATTTTTGGCTAAAAATTCGGCTGAGTGCGTGGCTTTTAATTTCGGCATTAGAAACAGCTCCGGAATTACCGTATGTGCCATTGATGGGGCTGAGACGGGGCCGCTATTGTATAACGTGACGGAAGGAGAGGAATATAGTCTTCAATTTTCGTTCAATAATCACTTGTTGGGTGGTAAATATTTTTTGAGTTATATAGTTAATCAAGTAGCAGGCGACGCTATCGTGCCCTTGGAAATGGCGCAGAACTTTTTTAATTTCGATGTCTCCTCAGTTTCAGGCCAGACCGGAATTGTTGATTTGGGCCTGACCCTTTCTAGCTCGAGGATTTGA
- a CDS encoding glycosyltransferase family 4 protein, translated as MMFPWLVVVFASSWLMTACLRRYALVRNVMDIPNERSAHSIPTPRGGGLSIVLTFLISLPVLVFAGLLTGTEFLAFLGAGALVAVIGFADDHRHISAKWRLLGHFFAAAWVLIWFEGMAPVEMLGVSIAGWKGVIIAAVFLVWMLNLYNFMDGIDGLASVQAISVCLGMCVVYWLAEGGRLVWAPLMLAGAVAGFLCWNFPPARIFMGDAGSGFLGVILGAMALQAAWTSPALMWSWLILLGVFIVDSTFTLVMRLIRGEKVYQAHSSHAYQGAARRWGHTRVTLTIAALNIVYLLPISILVALRSIDAVSGLMLAYVPLGVVACLLKAGRSEPAVK; from the coding sequence ATGATGTTCCCCTGGTTGGTTGTGGTGTTTGCCAGTTCATGGTTGATGACCGCCTGTTTACGCCGTTATGCGCTCGTTCGTAATGTGATGGATATCCCTAATGAGCGCAGCGCGCATTCCATTCCCACCCCGCGTGGAGGTGGATTGTCAATTGTCTTGACCTTTTTGATCTCCCTGCCTGTATTGGTGTTCGCAGGCTTGCTCACGGGCACCGAATTCTTGGCTTTCCTGGGGGCGGGTGCCTTGGTGGCCGTAATCGGATTCGCGGATGATCATCGGCACATTTCGGCGAAATGGCGTTTGTTGGGCCATTTTTTTGCTGCAGCTTGGGTGTTGATATGGTTTGAGGGTATGGCCCCGGTGGAGATGCTTGGTGTTTCTATTGCCGGATGGAAGGGGGTGATAATCGCAGCGGTTTTTCTGGTATGGATGCTCAATCTGTATAACTTCATGGACGGAATTGATGGTTTGGCCAGTGTGCAAGCAATCTCGGTCTGTCTAGGAATGTGCGTGGTTTACTGGTTGGCGGAAGGGGGCAGGTTGGTTTGGGCTCCGTTGATGTTGGCGGGGGCAGTGGCAGGTTTTCTTTGTTGGAATTTCCCGCCTGCCCGAATCTTCATGGGGGACGCGGGGAGTGGATTTCTGGGGGTGATTCTTGGTGCAATGGCGCTCCAGGCGGCCTGGACCAGTCCCGCCTTGATGTGGAGTTGGCTGATTCTGCTTGGAGTGTTTATTGTTGACTCAACGTTTACCCTGGTTATGCGTTTGATTCGAGGAGAGAAGGTCTACCAGGCTCATAGCAGTCATGCCTACCAGGGCGCTGCGCGGCGCTGGGGACATACAAGGGTGACCTTGACTATCGCCGCCCTTAATATTGTCTATTTGCTGCCGATTTCCATTTTGGTCGCTCTTCGCTCTATAGATGCTGTGTCGGGGTTGATGTTGGCCTATGTGCCGCTTGGTGTTGTTGCTTGTTTGTTAAAGGCTGGCAGGTCGGAACCAGCAGTTAAGTAA
- a CDS encoding glycosyltransferase: MIGYLKSLFKSNAMQTSNEFDICMDGNVGGLNILIYTENVNATYFISFDIPLREMHQRGEVNFAVVSQNLAARKGVGYWKHWDAQFEPELVVMTRYGQPFGTQILDHYKSKKIPVVYHIDDNLLEVPDSLGVEIKKRQGAQDVIDARRYQLGNCDLIYASTPYLAGLLGNLFTNQAIYHGMYAPYMGDRVNADRQPRPWQTVGYMGSKGHQKDLDLVVPALERLLEERPQLRFEVFGTIQMPKRLERFGERVRSHSVNKAYSEFLSVLAGLSWDIGLAPLANEEFNLCKAPTKFIEYTAAGIPVIASDIPVYSSIIPDGGGVLVGEDWYGALNNCLDIPGFWKSSVDVAQMYCAENFSINRLEQQLLSVFEEVTKH, translated from the coding sequence ATGATTGGGTATCTTAAATCGCTGTTTAAATCCAATGCCATGCAGACGTCGAACGAATTCGATATCTGCATGGACGGAAACGTCGGTGGCCTTAACATCTTAATCTACACCGAGAATGTTAATGCCACTTATTTCATCAGCTTTGATATCCCTCTTCGCGAGATGCATCAGCGCGGGGAGGTTAACTTCGCTGTTGTTTCTCAGAATCTGGCCGCCCGTAAGGGAGTTGGGTATTGGAAGCATTGGGATGCCCAGTTTGAACCGGAGCTAGTGGTCATGACGCGTTATGGCCAGCCCTTTGGGACTCAAATCCTCGACCATTACAAGTCGAAGAAAATACCAGTGGTATACCATATCGATGACAACTTGCTGGAAGTTCCCGATTCCCTTGGCGTCGAAATCAAGAAGCGGCAGGGGGCTCAAGATGTCATTGATGCGCGTCGTTACCAGCTTGGAAATTGCGATCTGATCTATGCTTCCACTCCTTATTTAGCCGGATTGCTGGGCAACCTGTTTACCAATCAAGCCATTTACCATGGTATGTACGCACCGTATATGGGTGACAGAGTTAACGCTGACCGACAGCCACGCCCGTGGCAGACAGTAGGTTACATGGGGTCCAAGGGGCATCAGAAAGATTTGGACTTGGTAGTTCCCGCACTTGAACGACTGCTCGAAGAAAGGCCGCAACTGCGTTTCGAAGTGTTCGGTACCATCCAGATGCCTAAGCGTCTCGAGCGTTTCGGCGAGCGTGTTCGAAGCCACAGCGTAAATAAAGCTTACTCCGAATTCCTTTCCGTCCTGGCCGGGTTGAGCTGGGATATTGGTTTGGCACCATTGGCCAACGAAGAGTTCAACCTGTGCAAGGCTCCGACTAAGTTCATTGAATACACGGCGGCAGGTATTCCCGTCATTGCTTCCGATATTCCAGTCTACAGTAGCATCATTCCTGACGGAGGCGGCGTGTTGGTGGGGGAGGATTGGTATGGGGCTCTGAATAATTGTCTTGATATTCCGGGCTTTTGGAAAAGCTCGGTAGATGTTGCTCAAATGTATTGTGCTGAAAACTTTTCGATCAATAGGCTTGAGCAGCAATTGCTGTCGGTATTTGAAGAGGTCACCAAACATTAG
- a CDS encoding class I SAM-dependent methyltransferase, with translation MSTEKAMKAKKPKFNASLPFSHVPPFRDIFSERIPVLHAFQLAMANYLRSERQKKKSLLGKLLWKVGVRNLSRFNAVECGVFTGSSLVACAKYASDSGIPFKITGLDTFSGLPPLSEQDKLYAPADAAYRDKTLFTETSLAGVQALVDEAGLGASVELRQGLFSQSLPLLEEQLYHFVNIDCDLFEPHIECLEYFYSRMVQGGIIFFDDYNSINYPMAGKAIDKFFAEKPEKLAQIRYGNDAPNRTKAYIVKY, from the coding sequence ATGTCTACTGAAAAAGCTATGAAGGCCAAGAAACCTAAATTCAATGCGTCGCTTCCGTTCTCGCATGTTCCTCCATTCCGAGACATTTTCTCTGAGCGGATCCCAGTACTTCATGCTTTTCAGCTTGCCATGGCGAACTATTTACGAAGTGAAAGGCAGAAAAAGAAGAGTTTGTTGGGAAAACTGCTCTGGAAAGTTGGTGTTCGGAATCTATCGCGTTTTAATGCGGTGGAGTGTGGTGTTTTTACTGGCAGCAGTTTAGTTGCGTGCGCAAAGTATGCCAGCGACAGCGGCATTCCATTCAAGATTACGGGATTGGACACCTTTAGTGGCTTGCCACCACTTTCTGAACAGGACAAATTATACGCACCTGCTGACGCGGCTTACCGTGACAAAACACTTTTTACGGAAACATCACTTGCCGGAGTTCAAGCTCTAGTGGATGAGGCCGGGTTGGGGGCGTCTGTTGAGCTGCGGCAGGGGCTTTTTAGTCAGTCGCTGCCATTGTTGGAAGAGCAGCTCTATCACTTCGTCAATATTGATTGCGATTTGTTCGAGCCACACATTGAGTGCCTTGAATATTTCTATTCCCGCATGGTACAGGGTGGGATCATCTTTTTTGATGATTACAACTCAATAAACTATCCAATGGCAGGCAAGGCAATTGATAAGTTTTTTGCCGAAAAACCGGAAAAGCTCGCTCAGATCCGCTATGGGAACGATGCGCCGAACAGAACTAAAGCCTACATAGTGAAATATTGA
- a CDS encoding ABC transporter permease, with protein sequence MFLVFFEVFMRFAECCRLAWDLARRDLEAKYKRSFLGVFWMVLTPLCLLSVYTIVFGGILKVSWIEPGTDVSVGFVLPFFIGLSIYLLMSDIVNSSTVVYPSKRTYVVKSPFPLWVLWLANLMRAYVHGVIYAVMVLVLCVVYSVIEWQGIGWASVLLLLSVTIISAMSLILSVIGPFIGDVSEAVRLLMRVLFYAAPISYPVSMAPEPYRFLLWLNPLTVIVEPLREALVFGKGPSMLVLLSLFFSALLLSVLSVWLFNRIKGVVADVV encoded by the coding sequence ATGTTTTTAGTATTTTTTGAGGTTTTTATGAGGTTTGCAGAATGCTGCAGGTTGGCATGGGATTTGGCGAGGCGTGACCTGGAAGCTAAATACAAGAGATCTTTCTTGGGCGTTTTCTGGATGGTGTTGACGCCTTTGTGTCTGTTGTCTGTTTATACTATTGTCTTTGGTGGAATATTGAAGGTAAGTTGGATTGAGCCAGGTACGGATGTTTCCGTGGGGTTCGTTCTGCCTTTTTTCATTGGTCTTTCCATATACCTGTTAATGTCTGATATTGTTAATTCGTCCACTGTTGTTTATCCCAGTAAGCGAACTTATGTTGTCAAGTCGCCTTTTCCTTTGTGGGTGCTGTGGCTAGCCAATCTAATGCGTGCGTATGTGCATGGCGTGATATATGCGGTCATGGTGCTTGTCTTGTGCGTGGTTTATTCTGTCATTGAATGGCAGGGTATTGGCTGGGCTTCTGTACTGTTGTTGTTGTCCGTGACGATAATCTCAGCCATGTCGTTAATTTTGTCAGTAATCGGTCCATTCATTGGTGATGTTTCGGAAGCAGTCAGGTTGCTGATGCGCGTTCTATTCTATGCCGCGCCGATATCCTATCCAGTGAGCATGGCCCCTGAACCGTATCGGTTCTTGCTGTGGCTCAACCCGTTGACCGTGATAGTCGAACCTTTGAGGGAAGCGCTGGTGTTTGGTAAAGGGCCGTCCATGCTAGTGCTACTTTCTCTTTTTTTCTCTGCATTGCTACTGAGCGTATTGTCGGTCTGGCTGTTTAACAGAATCAAAGGGGTGGTCGCCGATGTCGTGTAA